In Strigops habroptila isolate Jane chromosome 2, bStrHab1.2.pri, whole genome shotgun sequence, one genomic interval encodes:
- the ATP5PO gene encoding ATP synthase subunit O, mitochondrial: MAAAAGFSLKVRQLSTSAARPVSKLVKPPIQVYGLEGRYATALYSAATKQKKLEQVEKELSRVWSLLKDPKLSSVVMNPHTKSAVKQKAVNDALAKEKMSPITVNLMNLLAENGRLRYTPDIVSAFGKIMSAYRGEVLCTVTTAQPLDDANLTELKSALNGFLAKGEVLKLETKTDPAILGGMIVNIGEKYVDMSTRTKIQKLTKIMRETA; encoded by the exons atggcggcggcggcggggttCTCCCTGAAG GTGCGGCAGCTGAGCACGTCGGCGGCGAGGCCGGTCTCCAAGCTGGTGAAG CCCCCCATCCAGGTGTACGGGCTGGAAGGGCGCTATGCCACCGCGCTGTACTCCGCCGCCACCAAGCAGAAGAAGCTGGAGCAGGTGGAGAAGGAGCTGAGCCGAGTGTGG AGCCTCTTGAAGGACCCCAAGCTATCCAGTGTTGTTATGAACCCTCACACCAAGAGTGCAGTTAAACAGAAAGCTGTGAACGATGCCTTAGCAAAAGAGAAGATGTCCCCTATTACTGTCAACCTGATGA ATTTGCTGGCTGAAAACGGTCGCTTGCGTTACACACCAGACATTGTCTCTGCATTTGGGAAGATCATGAGTGCATACCGAGGAGAAGTGCTGTGCACAGTCACCACTGCACAG cCCTTGGATGATGCCAACCTTACTGAGCTGAAAAGTGCTCTGAATGGATTCTTGGCTAAGGGAGAGGTCTTGAAGCTGGAGACCAAG ACTGACCCGGCCATCCTTGGTGGCATGATTGTCAACATTGGGGAGAAGTATGTGGACATGTCAACAAGGACAAAGATCCAGAAACTCACCAAAATCATGAGAGAGACTGCCTAG